Proteins encoded together in one Carya illinoinensis cultivar Pawnee chromosome 3, C.illinoinensisPawnee_v1, whole genome shotgun sequence window:
- the LOC122305795 gene encoding uncharacterized protein LOC122305795 has protein sequence MAKPNPNLQTPPNSPTPNPPPHSPNHDNTHILTRYLNLSDPSNPFRLDHVDSPAISLVLELFTSDNYATWSRAMHCALCAKNKLGFITDPLDPLFDLWEQCNDMVVSLIQNSTSLSIKTSVVFADDDQAIWKDLEERFSHQNGPRIFQLKKAPSNLLQEHDSISIYHGKLKTLWDELSLYDPFSACTCGTMKILSDQY, from the coding sequence ATGGCCAAACCCAATCCCAACCTTCAAACTCCACCCAATTCACCTACCCCTAATCCTCCGCCACATTCACCCAACCACGATAACACTCATATCTTAACTCGCTACCTCAATCTCTCTGATCCCTCCAACCCTTTTCGTCTAGACCATGTAGATAGCCCAGCCATTAGTCTTGTTCTTGAGCTCTTCACCTCCGATAATTACGCCACATGGTCTCGGGCCATGCATTGTGCTCTCTGTGCCAAGAACAAGCTTGGTTTCATCACCGATCCCTTGGACCCCTTATTCGATCTATGGGAGCAATGTAATGATATGGTGGTCTCATTGATTCAAAATTCCACCAGTCTATCTATCAAAACTAGTGTAGTGTTTGCCGATGATGATCAAGCCATCTGGAAGGACTTGGAGGAACGCTTCTCACATCAGAACGGCCCACGCATTTTTCAACTTAAGAAGGCACCCTCCAACCTACTCCAAGAGCACGATTCTATAAGTATCTACCATGGCAAGCTTAAGACACTTTGGGATGAACTTTCTCTTTATGATCCCTTCTCTGCATGTACTTGTGGAACCATGAAAATTCTTTCAGACCAATACTAG
- the LOC122303862 gene encoding GDSL esterase/lipase At1g71250, with amino-acid sequence MSDLPNFFRFFFRYRKTIMEEVKKIVTISNHQKLWFTTTMMLIILQFSNVVAAGESHERVPAMFVFGDSLVDVGNNNFLSSIAKANYYPYGCDFKSGPTGRFTNGETFVDMIGRLLGIPHLPAFADSNAVRTRILTGVNYASAAAGILDESGQHYGERYSLSQQVLNFETTLNQLRTMMNETSLSQYLAKSIAILVFGSNDYINNYLMPSMYPSSYNYSPPDFANLLLNRYTRQLLALHSVGLRKFVLAGVGPLGCIPSQRASGQALPGRCVDNVNQILGTFNEGLKSLVAQLNGNHPGAIFVYGNTYAAIGDILNNPASYGFSVIDRGCCGIGQGQITCLPFQLPCLNRSQYMFWDAFHPTEVANAILAWRAFSGPPSDCYPINIQQLSLV; translated from the exons ATGTCTGATCTTCCTAATTTTTTCCGTTTCTTTTTTCGTTACCGGAAAACAATAATGGAGGAAGTAAAGAAAATTGTAACAATTTCTAATCATCAAAAGCTGTGGTTCACAACGACCATGATGCTTATAATCCTGCAATTCTCTAATGTGGTAGCTGCCGGCGAGTCACATGAGCGGGTTCCAGCAATGTTTGTGTTCGGAGATTCCTTGGTTGATGTTGGTAACAACAACTTCCTAAGCTCCATAGCAAAAGCCAATTACTATCCATATGGTTGTGACTTCAAAAGTGGTCCTACTGGGAGATTCACTAATGGCGAAACCTTTGTTGATATGATAG GCAGGTTGTTGGGTATTCCACATCTCCCGGCCTTCGCAGATTCCAACGCGGTTAGAACTAGAATACTTACTGGAGTGAACTATGCTTCAGCAGCTGCGGGCATCCTTGATGAGTCCGGCCAACACTAC GGAGAGCGGTACAGCCTGAGCCAACAAGTGCTGAACTTTGAGACCACATTAAATCAATTAAGAACGATGATGAATGAGACGAGCCTGAGCCAATACCTAGCTAAATCCATAGCCATTCTGGTATTTGGAAGCAACGACTACATCAACAACTACCTCATGCCATCTATGTATCCATCCAGCTACAATTATAGCCCTCCAGATTTTGCCAACCTTCTCCTCAACCGCTATACCCGTCAACttctg GCGCTGCACAGTGTAGGTTTAAGAAAGTTTGTACTAGCAGGAGTTGGACCGCTTGGCTGCATCCCTAGCCAGAGAGCCTCAGGTCAAGCCCTGCCGGGAAGGTGCGTGGACAATGTCAATCAGATTCTTGGTACCTTTAATGAGGGGCTCAAATCGCTGGTCGCGCAGCTCAACGGCAACCACCCCGGCGCTATTTTTGTCTATGGCAACACTTACGCTGCTATTGGTGACATCCTAAATAACCCTGCCTCTTATG GGTTCAGCGTGATTGATAGAGGTTGCTGCGGAATTGGGCAGGGACAAATAACTTGTCTGCCATTCCAACTTCCATGCCTAAACAGGAGCCAGTATATGTTTTGGGACGCCTTCCATCCCACAGAAGTTGCAAACGCCATTCTTGCTTGGCGAGCTTTCTCCGGCCCACCCTCCGATTGTTACCCCATCAACATCCAACAACTGTCACTCGTCtga